The segment CATGAACGACGTCGCTGATATATTTGTGAACAGGCTGCGCTTTCTCCGGGAAAAGGATGGAGACGTTGAAAATCTTCATTCAGAGCTACAAAAATGGGCTCTAGAATGTAAGTATCATacttttaaaccaataacaattGTTGACATCGTTGTACAAGTGGTGCGTCTGATCTGTCATATGAGACCATAAGGAagttgtttgatttttcttGCAGGCGTTGCAGGAGTTATTCTAGAGGAGAAACTAGGTTGCCTGGAAAACGAGATCGAGCCCAGGGTAGCCGATTTTATCAAGGCTGTTGGAAATATGTTTTTGACGGGTCATCAATTGATGGTTTTTGCAGACGTTCACAAGAAATTCAACACGAAGCCGTGGAGAACTCACGTTGAAGCCTGGGATACCATTTACTCTTTTGGTGAGTACTTTCCCACCTGTTTTTTGTGCTTTGTAAACCACTGATTACCCTATATAAGAAAACATATAACCATGAATGTTATTGAAGAAATTCTTTTTTCCATTACAGCTACCGAGTTGTTTGAGAAGAAAATCGACGAAATCCAAAATGGACATGTGGAAAAGGATGCCGTAGCTGGATTTTTGAGACATATGATTGCACATACCAAATTAGACATGGATGAGGTCTATGTGAACACAACTGAGCTGCTGTTATCTGGTGTAGACACAGTAAGTGTTGTTGTATTTTGTCATAAATTGTTCATGAACAATATCAACCCAGTTTGTCATGGAACTTCCCCAACCCATAACACTCCTTGTTCAATAGTATTTGGTGGGCCAGTTAGCTGACCGCTTTGACAAAAAAGGTTTAACTTAACACAGTTCAGATAACAGCTGTGCTCCAACAATAGTTTAAGCCGGCAGGTAGACTTTTCACGGACGCGGTGGTTGCGGATGACCGAGGTCGCTCTACGCATATTTTAAGCAGGAGAGGGtacattttaatcaaatgaCATCTAGTTAAATCTTTTTATATAAGGTAGCAATGCGGAAAAGATAACTGACAGCAGAACAATACTTCCCGGGTGATTGCGGGGAAATTTATCTGCCACAAAATCTAATACCTAGGGACCAAGCTGTCAATTGACACCGTAATTAGCAGTTTAAGTGCTTAAACAGCCATTCAATAGTTTTTTACGACCGCATGAACGAGGGTTCTATGTCTTGTTTTCTTGCACATCTGATGAAGCGCATTCTGTGTCAAGAAACCTGCACTTGTAACGCGTATCAGATGACCCAGTTGCAGTGTTTTACACATTAACAAGACTAATGAATGTGAATGCAGATAAAGTTTCATCTAacgctctattttttttatttcagtcttCACATGCGCTCTGTTTCGCTATGTATAATCTTGCCAAAAATCCAAATGCCCAAGCAAGATTGCAACATGAAGTTGATACAATTTGCAAAGGGAATACCTGCACATCCGCAAACCTCCAGAACATGCCTTTCTTGAAGGCAGTTGTTAAAGAGAGTCTGaggtaaataaattaaagaagtTTGTTCAAAACTAAAGTTTTTAGGTTTTAAAGTTTTCGGAAAAAACCCCCAAGTGCAATTgcattataatattttcatagaATCTCTTTGTCTTTTGTAGAATGTATCCTGTAATACCAATCAATGCAAGAGTCATGCAGGAAGATACCGTTCTTAACGGATATGTTATTCCTAAAAATGTAAGTGAACAAATAAATCGCTAATAagtgaactttttttttccaaagactGTAGTTAATGAAACGAGTAGAATTCAGTACAACATTCATACAATTGTTCATTGCGAAATTCTTATATTGCAGACATGTGTTCTATTAAATGGATATACCATGGGTTACAATGAAAAATACTTTCCCGATCCTGAATCTTTCAAACCCGAGAGATGGTTGCGAAGTTCTGGTGATGAAAAACATCCCTTTGCCATGCTACCATTTGGATTTGGGTCCAGAATGTGTGTTGGTAAGTCTGATTTGTAAAGAaagtaaatattgaaatcatttaTGAGAAAAGTTGCTgtaaataaacttatttttgatattttgttaatttgttgcGTCTTGTTTTTACAGGCAGAAGGATTGCTGAACAAGAACTGTTTTTAACTCTAACCAAAGTAAGTACCTCAACGTCTTATCTAGGAGAACAAATTTGATTGCTCAAATGTTTAAATCTTCCAATTGAACGTGACAAtcatattaaattttcattttttactttCGTAGATGACACAATCATTTTGGATGGAAGCAACGGGGGACATAGAAACTACATTACGGACAGTTATTACTCCCAAGGGTAAAATCCCCATTCAATTTGTTGACCGataattcaaatgaaattttcattgaaatgtgGACAGTCATGAACAACGCCTTCTTGTTTCAACAACAAGAGGAAACTTTCGAAATCCAGAACGATCGTCAGTTCACCAAAACCTGACGAGTTCCAATACCTCATCCCAGAGGTTCCAGTTTCTTGGCCCACGTGGTCGAGCCATGATCACGTGTGTTCTAGAAAGACTCTTCTAGATGAACTTGTCTTGGTCAGATTGTACATGTTGTGATATGTACAGATGTCATGGGTGCTTCTATACATAGTGATAGAATCGGAGAAGACGGGTATTGCCACTTCGTCATTGTTATGCTTTATGTGATCTGTATGTTTAACTTTTTGATACAATGCAAATATCATCTTTCACAATGTTTGAAACAATATCCTTGTACAGTTTCATGTTTATCATTTCCACCTATACGTATGTacattgtaagtaaatctccatttatttatttgacgaATCTCTTCAGACGTATACGACAAGCCATTATGTGATGCTTTGACACGGTCTTTTCAAAGACGATATTGAACTTCAAGAAACAACATTCTGACAAATTGAAGTTATTTATCTATTGAAGTTTAATGCTATCAACCTTATTCACGTCCATTTGAAGAGACAATGATTTCTTTGATATATAACTCTAAGGTGCAATATTCGTATTCGTCAGGAAAACAGTTGTTAACTCTTAATCATGTTAAGCCCTTGACGTGCAATGatcattatttcattaattttaatgatatgtgCACACCTGGGAAGTGAGACCGCCCAAGGATCTCTCCAAAGGTGTGTCTGCCTTTGTAGCCACTTAGTGTGAGGAACACTTGCTCACTGTTGTATAGAACTTGAATCATATATGTTCAGGAAAATCTCTGAGAGTAGCTCCTTTGTATTACGTTGACAaggttttttttcccaaaaattaaaactgtttCTTGAATTGAATGTTATTCTTGTAAATTGTATCTTTAACGTGCATAATAATTTATGAAAGCAATTTTTACCTCAATTCTCTACGACACATCTTCTTTCAGTtgtgtaaaaaagaaataaatgtgtaCAAACATTCacagtattttatttgtttttttttcgaagAAGTATTCCTGAACATCTGCatcttcattattttattttgcccTGTCAAGAAGGAAATAGATTGCTGAGTAAAGATCTGTAAAATATTTGCTTGTCATATATTACAATTATGCAAGTTATCAGTGACGCTTTAATAGAGATGCCCCTTTTACGGGATTTGAGAGCGCGAGAATAGCACCAGTAATACACTATCAGTGCAAACTTTAAttctttaacaaatataaatacctTTCTGCTTAATGGTTGTTTATGATCATAAAcatcaaaacataaaaataacaacagcgtgtttaataaagaaatatgaAGCTATAAAGAATATCTAGAGTAGGGCATCAGTTCTACCGACCCTAGGTTTGCGATAACTAACGTCTGATGAGATTTCATCAAATCCAGGTGTAATACACAGCAGGGAGGAAACACAATGTAAGCGCTAACCTTGAATTACACTGAACTAGATGCAAGATGTTCAGGTAAATGCATGTGTACCGGTTTAAGTAAACACCGGGAATCAATAAAAGCTAAGTACTTTGGCGACTTGGTATTAATAGGGCAAATCTTATcgatttatgaaatgaaattgcCTAATGATCCTCACTGACGATCAGGTTTAAAATTAACCCTCAGCTTGGAGGAAGGGTCACACAGTACTAGTCAGAATTGGAGGATTTCAGAAGACCGATTTTCGAATTGCCAAACAAcgtatttggaaaataaattgGCTGGGATATTTGGGGATTTTGATCACATGTAACGgtagatatttctttttaaatcatgGATTTAAAACGAGACAAAACATACAAGTTTTTTAGGATAATGAAAAATAACGCTCCTTTTGATCTGGCGTCACTTATTTTTGCTTTCTGTTGCATGAATTTAGTTTAATGCTCCTGATTTTTATGCCATAAATTCTTTTCTCGACAGGAGACTTCAAATTTAACTATAGGATGTAGTTGGTCAAATGgcacacatgtatataattatgtttaaagctgcatggtccgatttttttgtaattacagtatcataatttttttcatacaaatcatttatcgtagaaagttatggactttctcctatttacaccagcagaatcagtctcctttcaaagttaaaaatagtcaaagaaaataaaaataatttctctttgggcaaacgaaaaaacaaaccaaaatgcatcacgggaatgtttagaaaaggaaaccgcttggtttcgtcccccgaatgattggggttattcaacccgtaTGCTGTGCATCGATtataaagaaagcagactttagagatattagcgaacaaaacgtacaatgttaatttgtaatttgtttgatcatttcgacctttatttaaagcgatgacaaattcgtaatacaaccatacccatctcgtcgtcaggggtgaaatttaacatgaggcgaaataataCGGTACCTTTtgatgtcgtttgttttgttagcaaattttgtacgtatttttcttcactGAAATTTGGcgtaattgacgggtaaaactactgcaatgtctattattatacatatactaagcatagccatcgtttaaaagcgtgcataaaatttgatataaaatcggaccaagcagctttaaggtGCATTGTCATGATGAGCAATAAAATATAGGgaacaaaattgttttacaaacaaatatttacgtgaaaaatcattttttttttatcaaagtccCTTTTTCGTAGTTACAGAAATCTTGAAAGAATTATCATTCAATGATGAAATAATCCTTTAATATAATCTTTAAAtcaatgataaacaaaataatttttttccgtTTAATATAAAACAAGACAATTTCGACACAGGAAAACATCAATATATATAAGCCATATGTATCCATGCTTGCACCAGAATCATCATGAAACCTCATgaaacatgatttgttttaaacgtaatacaaacatttaaagctatacacgctataatttgcgtcaattttgaataaaggggaaaatgtatgtgtttgaatactaataaaagttacctttattctgttaattataatgctcaattcgatcacgtaacaaatatatcaaataataaacaataaaaactatttattttcctgccaggaaagtaatgcctcctcgtgaatatcaatctatcacgtgatatcgacagctaaatttagcctatcataccaaaactggtaaagggtcaacatcttcataattgtgatagtttcacaaaggaaaggatattttcagtaaagcatgaATTTGTCCGATacacgagtacaaacaaaagaaaaaaatacaagcctgtgattaaatatcaatacttcctttaaaaagatgacgtagacctgtgtttttcccctatgtgctatttatagatcctataagtgttaatgcagaagtaagggtatcgtgaatgacaaacgtattttactcattatacatgtatgtatttcaaattaacaaatgttaagcttattaaaaatcaagttggatatttaattaggcaaacaataacgaccaccaagttctccgcggacatgcgcaatgaggtcggtttcgctcttccttcatcaatattcatgaaaaggtatattttcctggcaggaaaatcaacaattaacaatctatatctttgtaacgagatggaattcaccattgtaatttacagattaaggataacttttataagtagacaaacacatgcgttttcactgtcattcaaaattgacgtaaattatagcgtgtatagctttaaaaccaaaagtagttcaaaataaaaaaaaaccaataccTTTCAATATCTTAATTTATCTAAATCCTTACTTTAGACATTATTCAACCAAAATCTTAGCTGTccaaacatttaaaaagaattgttcATACTAAATGTTAATTTCTGTAAAAGTTGACAAACAAACACTAAAGCTTGTTTTAACAAATCCACGTAAGATGGAGTAAAATtcagaatataaataaaactcagGGATATTCACACTTTAATCATTTGTGAAAACATAAGCTACAAAACAGTAGCTCAACGGTAAATCCGGGTTGACGGACCGTAGAACATATAAAAACTGAATATCTATTGCGCTCAAAAAGTTGCGCATTGTTTTGGACTTACTGAAGTAATCTaggaatatattttgtaaatattttcataccaAAAAATTCTCAGATATTTTTCCACTGATTCACCACTTCACTTGCTTCAAACATTTTCCTAAACACcctaaccgacctcggaaagtagagtatgttaaattcaCATCAAGAtcaagagtcgccatttttacctAAAACAAACCACAACACTTTACTATACGGGGATGGTGATGGTGTTtgaaagaatatcagaggcaagtaaaatgacgatatctgtagtaaaatgtccaaggatttttattttatatcgaATATTTGTATAGAATGTGTTCATGGATAAAGAacattaatcagtccaaaactagcgcaagtttatgtgcgccgtaaattttaactttttcacACGtatggaactgtagctctcagGTCGTTCATCAGAATTGTTTTTAGACCTAGAGCTACAAATATGCAGCTATTAAAACGCCAgatgtaaatcaatttttatcaaaaataaagttTAGTATTAGTAAGAACCATTTACTTGGAACtggatgaaaattaaaataaacaagaattctatccaaagaactatatatgatatgagttaaatttgtccccccataattcgcccttttttaaaagagtttctggtacaataaaatgttatgttatattttagaagagttgatgtaaaatatatttttcaacaaattatttgttttatttgcactcactagaagtatatgacgtcagaagtgacgctatttctataattcaatcaaaataaataaaaaattgacatttttcccatctttttatgaatgggaaatatagagcgcatgcttgaacaaggaattTTTTTGgtcacttattagccttggctagatacatctttgattaaaatattttgtttgttcaacatactctctatgttttctgaaagaaaaactgcttgaaaactagctgttttatgctaaaaatgcatgAATAGCGAACAAatgttgtctttacgatgtcatatttctaaattgttggcagttgaatcaaaatgaacattatgtaacaacatcacatatatatctgtacaaagaaaactaaaaattacagtaaaatgattaTGTTAATTTTAGGGGTCCatttttaggcccatatcatatatagtcctttactgGATTCGATCCAATCAAAGATgtacttttaacttttaaacacactttaaaatatatacataacagAATGCgtagaaagcattttatttagcATTGACATTTCTAGGAATATGAATATAAGTATAGTATTGTTAGAATACAGAAAGGTCAACGCCCTGGGTTTTATGATTTCTTCAGGTCCATGTAAAACAATTAATTTCCCAGGTGAACAAGACATATTTCAGCCGGGTTTTTGCTCTTCCTTGGTGGCAAAACAATCAAAAGTATATAATATACGTACAAACACAAGGGAGACACAATGCCACCATATAAAAATCAGCATAAAAATCAATTGCAATTGACttggaatttaatttatatctttCATACTTTTGTACACGTGACATTGCCTTGAAAGGGGACAAAATACGCAGGTTTTATTAAAGTGAAGATTAACTCTAGACCTACAGAATGAATTgtcattgtgtatttttattttactttacaccgaatatttcttttattttaattatttatcatgtTCACAGTTTGACATTAAGCGCAAAGGTGTTTTTTAACAAGTGATTTTaggatacatgtattgatagaaacacgattattatttatttcaaactcaTGGACCTCAGTCCACGCGTCTATACTCACGTGAATTGTTGGTGTTTTTGGATATATGTATAGATAATCTATATTTGTATGTGGTAATTGCATTCCAAAAAGGATAATTATATATTGATTGTCAATGTCATCCACTATTGACGATAATCGCCAAAATCTTACATAATGAATATATCTACACCACAGCAACTTAACAAAATCTTATGAGTTTGTTCACATAAAGAACATCATTaggttttaattatttagtATAGTTGTAGCAATATATGCCAATTTTCTTGCAAACCTGCTTTTCTGcagaaaacatgtacatgtaatacataatatagtataaagtattttatatagatgaaatttatattagaagtattttgcaaatataacattaaaatatatctaCGTTAACACGTGTGACAGCATTAACTTTTATATAATATGCAACAACTAGACCTAAAAAACCTGACATACCTTAAATACCTGAAATACCAGAAATCGCCTAATAATaaccaaaaaaacccccaacaaAAGTTATGATATCATCCTCGTTGAAATTGCTGTGGAAAAAAGCCACTTATTTCCTCGTTCTTATGGTAATACAATAGAAATCATTTTGCTGCAAAGAGTTTGCACCTGATTTgtaaccattttattaacataaacatgtttaaatcGTTGAAATATCGCCATTGGAAGACAGTTGCATCTAATTACAAGCAAAAATTccatttcatttcttaattttttttctatctaaaTGATCTACCggtatttaataattataaattttgcaGTATGATTTAGTTATGTTAACAGCAAATGATATTCCCAAAAATCGTGCTTTCACAACAATTCTGGCTACCATTTCTTAGAAATGGTTATTAAGCatgcaaaaaatgaaagttcacgTCAATGAATAAAATCGGTTACAAAATAGCAAATCTTAACAATATCAAAAGtacattgaatttgtatttACTAATCATGGTGACGTGTCATAAATAGTACAAAAAATGTCGATCATTGCGAATTATACTGTTGATTAAGCCATGCAGGTATCCAAACAAATAACACCTTGATGAATTGAGTCATTTGAAGGTTATTTGATGGTTGTCAGCCATGGCTTCCTCATTTTATTATAATCTTATGGAAACAGACCATGCTTGTGAAATTCATAGGGTGTTGTCAAAACCCGCCTACATGCCCATTGCACAGGCTACATCATTATAATGTGCAATCTAAAGAATGATTCAGATATTGTTTTATTCATCATTCAACCTTTGGTTAACATGAAATATTACaactttattaaatattttaacattgtttTAACATTGTCTtctaaatgaaagaaaatgtgACAGTGTGACAGTCGAATCTTTAATACtaacttgaaattatttattttgtttcaacataatttcattaaatgagCCAAAAAGTAAACTTTGCTCTGCTTTTcttaccattacttcatacttTAATATAGATTAACCAAACACAGAAATAAGCTCGACAAGCGCAGGACATAAGTAAGAAAAAATCGAGGTTGATTTACGTGTGTATATAGTTGCAGAGCAACCGAGAAAAGAATTTTGAAGTCAATATgatttccatatacatgtatcatatattaaGGAAGATAGAATAAAACAGTCTTACTGACCCTGaacaatgtacatttttttcatcttatgAGCACTGCAAAGAAGCAGTAACACCAAGTGTAAAAATATGCTTCTTGTTTGAGGTTACAAAGTAAAATATTTCCTTATCACTTTCTCACAACcccaatatacatttattgatattatgAGATGTAGGTAATGTCAACACGACCTTGACCTATTTAAAACGCCCGTCACTAGGTGCGCAATACTCCTGGAGATAACCGGTGTCAGGAAACCGACCTTTTTTCTTGAGAAGAAAGAGTGATCAAACCCAGACGACTAGaagaaaagataaataaaaatgaaatataaagacTTCCGTACGGTTTTTGTCTCTCTCCATTCATCATACTGGAACAGATCACCAACATTGGCGGGCTAGTGAAGGAAAGGTCTTCCATCACTTCAAAGTAATTAAATTCCAAAccttgtaaaattttaagattaCTTAGTAAGATTGATCAAGAGTGTTTCTTGGGAGTTCCAAGAATCAAAAGAAATGGTTTTTAAGGGTTTGTGATCACATTGCCTTCAGAACTGTCAAATAGATGAAAATTTGGTAATGCGAAGGCAATGCCATCACATACAAAGCAAGCACTTGGAGGTACATAACGATTTGCCCTCGACCGACTATGGTACAATTTAATCTTGGAAGAGTGATGAATAATAGGTCATCCATCTCAGCCTTGCACTTGGATAAATTCTCTACATTTTTTcgtcttgtttattttttttcaagaagagATAACAATTTTACTTTCAAGTCAGTTGAGTTTGGCTTTGTCATATCGTTTTACACCAGAGGCGCAAAATagatttctgtttatttttttttttcgaatcgATAGCGAAAACACTTAAAAGATTAAAGAAAAACGACACATTGTTGGAACCTATCAATCTTATCAATAGAGAACAGATTTATTTCAGTAGTATGTTTTTATACAGCAATTCCTGTTCCACTATTTTAATGACGGATTATGAAGAATAACTTGTTTCAGGTTCAAGAGGAATTCCAACAATACTGTCAATTACATAGCTTTGTTAACATGCATGCAATTGAAGTTAAGTATTCAAATTTGACAGTAGGAAAGTGAATACTTCCAGACAGTGACAGAACAATACCAAGATTGTAATGGCATTGGAATTCATGATCCAGTAACCTTCCTCGGCGTCGCAAGCAGTTTGCTCAGAGTCTTGAACACACATCACACTGTCTACATTTTGCATACCTTTATCTACTTTGGACTTACCATAATTAGTGGGTTACCTGGTTAATTAATACTTTGATGGGAAAGAAATGAAATAAGTCGCACTTTTCCTCCTTACCTTATATATGCAAGATGCTGACAAAAGAGGGTAAACGttcaagattttgttttcttacaTGATTTACTTTATCCCTTGAATGAACTTTATTTCTCGTTCATCTACACATCATGACCTTTTAGCActtatgaggtttttttttttttaaatttgctgcCTTGACGAACTTACTTAAAGTAAAAACAGCATTTGTCATTCCTGTCACCGACCTTTTCACctccaaaaacaaataaatacaatataattttcatCTTACTTTTTATTTCTGAAAGAAAAGTTCAAGACTATTGTGGTTATCATCATGGTATCAACATTTCACTTTTTGCATATAATATTTGAAGGGTAAAAATTAGTCTTATTCGTGTaactgaaaacattttaaatgctCTATTGTCTTTATGGATTTGTAGTGGGACttcatttaattattcattttgactTGCTGTATAGAACTGATAAGATTGCTTTTCATTAAATCTATATTGAATTTCTGCATGACATCTTCAATTTCGTTTAAGAAAACCATGAATTCTTATCTTCTATATATGAATCATTAATAATTATTCATCCCACAGACAGTACAAAAAACATCGACAAACATATTATCATCTTCTTTCGATATCACACCTTAAATATTTTGCATACATTACATAATACTTACACCTGATCGTATTCATCcagttttcaattttgtttcgtTAGCAATATGTTTGATTTATGTCAAACTAATATAAATCAATGATAATAGTTAATTTGAGTCAATATATTTCTGTATTGTAATGGTTCTACTAGTACTTTCAGGCGTTGTAAGAAGATGggttaatattttcaatattttgtctACTCTCGTGTCTTTACTACACACATATAGGGTAACAGTTACACGAAACCGCGCCTTGGTCTATCAAATTAACCTTATCAAAGAGATTTCTGACGTGATATATGCAGTgttaataatcaataaatatccttttattgttttaacCGCTAATCGCTTTGGGGTTACTAAGTACTATATCTTTCATTACAATTAGGCTAGACAAAAAAGGggcaaattattttaaaatgcatgcacACGTTTGTACTTCTGATAAAATTGATGACTTAATCTTCAACTTTTAAGCTAATTGCACCGAGATCATGGGACCTCTTTTCAATGCAAAGAGTAGTTCTAAACGACTGTATGCCGTGTTTTACATACATAGAGGTGTTACAATAACCGACTTATCACTGAGAACCATCAAGGTCAAGTTTGATGATTCGACCAATTGACCTTGTTTATAACAACgtgtttatatatgtactttTGGTTGATTATGCAATGACAACAATATGGATAATGCTCCATCAGAGTCATACAAGGCCTTAATAAGTAGAAGATAatagattaagaaaaaaaagtattaaataaaCGAGTGACATAAGGTAATGGATGGATGAATGGATGAATGGATGGACAGACTCTAAAGCTTGCTAAAATACTCCATACATGATGAAATAATTGGCATCTGacaaatcaaaaattttatgtggatatacatgtaatctttgtaaaatatttctcaatcttatcattttcaaatccccttttaatgcaaaactaactTTGTTGTGATTGGTATCAAGGGTTGTTTTTGCTGAAGTCTAGAATGTGCAGTAGCTCTAGGAGTAGGAAAAATGCATCGTGTACATAGACAATGCTgagttatattttgtatatactgctagaaactgtgtaaaaatgttttacttaaCTTACATTAACTTCTTGAAAGTCAATCAG is part of the Magallana gigas chromosome 3, xbMagGiga1.1, whole genome shotgun sequence genome and harbors:
- the LOC105346613 gene encoding cytochrome P450 27C1 produces the protein MADKAIQKLIPRRAAAKRLFQNQKRNCFTDVSSNSVSAVRLIANAVADRTDNAPSAASVSVPKTIDDLPGPSGYPVVGTAPEYFRKANRGQMHEVQRRFHEKYGKMFKEKLGPVTNVSIADPNIVEELVRKEGVYPFRPPYDSWILYKKIRNQKAGIMSSVGPEWHKLRQSLAKYTLRPKTVAEYTDVMNDVADIFVNRLRFLREKDGDVENLHSELQKWALECVAGVILEEKLGCLENEIEPRVADFIKAVGNMFLTGHQLMVFADVHKKFNTKPWRTHVEAWDTIYSFATELFEKKIDEIQNGHVEKDAVAGFLRHMIAHTKLDMDEVYVNTTELLLSGVDTSSHALCFAMYNLAKNPNAQARLQHEVDTICKGNTCTSANLQNMPFLKAVVKESLRMYPVIPINARVMQEDTVLNGYVIPKNTCVLLNGYTMGYNEKYFPDPESFKPERWLRSSGDEKHPFAMLPFGFGSRMCVGRRIAEQELFLTLTKMTQSFWMEATGDIETTLRTVITPKGKIPIQFVDR